A stretch of Anaeromyxobacter dehalogenans 2CP-1 DNA encodes these proteins:
- a CDS encoding TIGR02265 family protein, producing the protein MTTTASATRAIGKVKGTLLLSRMNYLRAQGPESAERVLRRLTVADQALLRGTLDPATWYPADLLIRVELTIAALLARGDRSAMFLAMGRHTAETNLAPAGIQRAYLREGEPHHLLRSVPALYAASHTSGSRTYEPSGPRAAVIRTHGGDEVTADDCLTAVGWLGRAIELSGGKAVQVVETHCRARGAASCEYRCEWA; encoded by the coding sequence ATGACGACGACCGCCTCCGCGACGCGGGCCATCGGAAAGGTGAAGGGGACGCTGCTCCTCTCCCGGATGAACTACCTGCGGGCCCAGGGGCCGGAGAGCGCCGAGCGCGTGCTCCGCCGGCTGACGGTGGCGGACCAGGCGCTCTTGCGCGGCACGCTCGATCCCGCGACGTGGTACCCCGCCGACCTGCTCATCCGCGTCGAGCTGACCATCGCCGCGCTGCTCGCCCGCGGCGATCGCTCCGCGATGTTCCTCGCCATGGGCCGCCACACCGCCGAGACCAACCTCGCCCCCGCCGGCATCCAGCGCGCCTACCTGCGCGAGGGGGAGCCGCACCACCTGCTGCGCAGCGTCCCCGCGCTGTACGCCGCCAGCCACACGAGCGGCTCGCGCACGTACGAGCCCAGCGGTCCGCGCGCCGCGGTCATCCGCACGCACGGCGGCGACGAGGTCACCGCCGACGACTGCCTCACCGCGGTGGGCTGGCTCGGCCGCGCCATCGAGCTCTCCGGCGGGAAGGCCGTGCAGGTGGTGGAGACCCATTGCCGCGCGCGCGGCGCCGCGTCGTGCGAGTACCGCTGCGAGTGGGCGTAG
- a CDS encoding HEPN domain-containing protein, with protein sequence MLAHYLRTTGLFHGSERLNVTPWASVRPFMPEDAEALGAALAKRNRFARHRGRDDFYTSKADDFAVQTVVELMIPGVPPTPPAEARQIADRVERLLIAATTHWLTRRKLHSIMGIANIGRGVRDLYIGPGATRLSTRGLEVWTGDGLVTDAEFRRRWERTGLSAVAPAILRPRGFIPERVDRALAWLNESRLDHHAEAALIKAVIGLENLFVQDKNEPLARTISDRLAFVLGRTAAERAALARVALHLYDLRSRIVHGGSRPKESIDDAVDVASFLLLLSAHALIARAGEMQSKDDVRRWVEDMRWAVGSREVAPLPFSTRHVHRVLRRGNSLTDPQRTARKARPSVWA encoded by the coding sequence GTGCTCGCCCACTATCTGCGGACAACAGGTCTGTTCCACGGCTCGGAGCGTCTAAACGTCACGCCTTGGGCTTCCGTGCGCCCCTTCATGCCGGAAGATGCCGAAGCGCTTGGTGCGGCTCTCGCCAAGCGAAACCGATTCGCACGCCACCGTGGGCGAGATGACTTCTACACGTCCAAGGCCGACGACTTCGCCGTCCAGACGGTTGTGGAGCTAATGATCCCAGGCGTGCCTCCGACGCCACCCGCTGAGGCACGCCAGATCGCCGATCGTGTCGAGCGACTTCTCATCGCAGCAACGACACACTGGCTGACTCGCCGGAAGCTGCACTCGATCATGGGAATCGCGAACATCGGTCGCGGCGTTCGGGACCTCTACATCGGCCCGGGCGCCACCCGACTTTCTACCCGGGGACTCGAAGTGTGGACCGGCGACGGGCTAGTGACCGATGCGGAGTTCCGGCGCCGCTGGGAGCGCACAGGCCTGTCCGCCGTCGCGCCCGCGATACTTCGGCCACGCGGCTTCATCCCCGAGCGCGTCGATCGAGCTCTGGCTTGGCTGAACGAATCGCGCTTGGACCACCATGCCGAGGCTGCACTCATTAAGGCGGTGATCGGACTCGAAAACTTGTTCGTTCAAGACAAGAACGAGCCGTTGGCCCGGACCATCTCTGATCGCCTTGCGTTCGTCCTCGGGCGAACGGCGGCCGAGAGAGCGGCGCTGGCGCGCGTGGCACTGCATCTCTACGACCTCCGGAGTCGTATCGTTCACGGCGGTTCGAGGCCCAAGGAGAGTATCGATGACGCGGTGGACGTTGCATCGTTCCTTCTCTTGCTCTCCGCGCATGCGCTGATCGCACGCGCGGGGGAGATGCAGAGTAAGGACGACGTGCGCAGATGGGTCGAGGACATGCGCTGGGCGGTTGGTAGCCGCGAGGTCGCACCTCTCCCGTTTTCGACTCGGCACGTCCACCGCGTTCTGCGAAGGGGTAACTCCTTGACAGATCCACAGCGGACCGCGCGGAAGGCGCGCCCCTCGGTGTGGGCCTGA
- a CDS encoding AbiJ-NTD4 domain-containing protein, with protein sequence MNDLFSRRLGVSASPADITIREDATPYFRRAVAEEATERDVGPHSLREIICKLVRAVPDPDNWSAYPNVWDETTSHLASCDWYRVYDFAELVYALLTRSGKDAPGYQRALNDICIETGIGWQMVNGKFQTRGDVGFESTVHRALELLQGSARRTAASELAEAVQDLSKRPKPDKTGAIQHAMAALECLGRDVVGDHKPTLGELMKRYRDELAIPQPLDHAIEKAWGYASEVGRHLREGREPGRAEAELVVALSAAMCAYLLRDMADTVDSSSPNPFPF encoded by the coding sequence ATGAACGACCTGTTTTCGAGGCGACTCGGCGTCTCTGCATCTCCGGCCGATATCACCATACGCGAAGACGCGACGCCGTACTTCCGTCGAGCGGTGGCCGAAGAGGCCACGGAGCGCGATGTAGGCCCGCACTCGCTGCGGGAAATAATCTGCAAGCTGGTTCGCGCCGTCCCCGATCCTGACAACTGGTCCGCGTACCCCAACGTCTGGGACGAGACCACTAGCCATCTCGCGAGTTGCGACTGGTACCGCGTCTACGACTTCGCCGAGTTGGTCTACGCGCTGCTCACTCGCTCCGGCAAAGACGCGCCCGGGTACCAGCGAGCGCTGAACGACATCTGCATCGAAACCGGAATCGGTTGGCAGATGGTGAACGGCAAGTTCCAGACCCGTGGTGACGTCGGATTCGAGAGCACGGTCCATCGCGCGCTGGAGCTCCTGCAAGGCTCAGCGAGGCGCACGGCCGCTTCGGAACTCGCGGAGGCGGTCCAGGACCTTTCGAAGCGACCGAAGCCGGACAAGACCGGCGCCATTCAGCATGCGATGGCTGCCCTGGAGTGCCTCGGACGAGATGTCGTCGGCGACCACAAGCCTACGCTGGGCGAGCTGATGAAGAGGTATCGCGACGAGCTCGCGATTCCTCAGCCTCTCGATCATGCGATCGAGAAGGCGTGGGGCTACGCGTCGGAGGTTGGCCGTCACCTCCGCGAAGGACGGGAGCCTGGACGCGCGGAGGCCGAGCTGGTGGTCGCGTTGTCAGCAGCGATGTGCGCCTACTTGCTGCGTGACATGGCGGACACGGTGGACAGTTCTTCGCCGAACCCTTTCCCGTTCTGA
- a CDS encoding restriction endonuclease, with the protein MTLSMVEEQALTELADLLYPYLPASGAVYTFGEAARDAGVGDLWPGVKGSGFSKLPAVTVLLENTLNARRNRFCDLVLAIVRGGLRYRSKKGNPVTAPDLAKLNDVVARFGFKIPELWDPAFLASLPPGANTPPPSPSPQPASDLTASRGGTRRALDALRAEFLELHQLRDRQVAGLRLERLLEGLFALFGLNPNAAFRIAGEQIDGSLEFAGDVYLLEAKWTTTMVNESELLVFRGKIEGKSQFTRGLFVSVNGYTREALAAITKGKSPNFVMLDGSHLYRVLEGNVRLDELLCRAVRHLAETGEPYLPINKTS; encoded by the coding sequence GTGACGCTCTCGATGGTAGAGGAGCAAGCCCTCACCGAACTTGCGGACCTCCTGTACCCGTACCTGCCCGCCTCCGGAGCCGTTTACACGTTCGGGGAGGCCGCCAGAGACGCAGGCGTCGGGGACCTCTGGCCAGGAGTAAAGGGCTCCGGGTTTAGCAAGCTCCCCGCGGTCACGGTTCTCCTCGAGAACACGCTCAACGCTCGGAGGAACCGCTTCTGCGATCTGGTCCTCGCGATTGTTCGCGGAGGGTTGCGGTACCGATCAAAGAAGGGCAACCCGGTTACCGCGCCCGACCTAGCGAAGCTCAACGACGTCGTTGCGAGGTTCGGCTTCAAGATTCCGGAACTCTGGGATCCAGCGTTCCTCGCGAGTCTACCACCCGGAGCAAACACTCCTCCTCCGTCCCCGAGCCCGCAGCCGGCGTCCGACCTTACGGCTTCGCGTGGTGGCACTCGGCGCGCTCTCGATGCTCTACGCGCAGAGTTCCTCGAACTTCACCAACTCCGCGATAGGCAGGTAGCGGGCCTCAGGCTTGAGCGCCTACTGGAAGGGCTGTTCGCACTGTTCGGCCTGAACCCAAACGCTGCGTTTCGGATCGCGGGAGAACAGATCGACGGCTCACTGGAGTTCGCGGGAGACGTCTACTTGCTCGAAGCGAAGTGGACCACGACGATGGTCAACGAGTCCGAACTGTTGGTGTTCCGCGGAAAGATCGAAGGCAAGTCTCAGTTCACCCGTGGGCTGTTCGTCTCGGTCAACGGTTACACGCGGGAGGCGCTCGCAGCCATCACCAAGGGCAAATCTCCGAACTTCGTGATGCTCGACGGATCCCACCTGTATCGTGTGCTGGAAGGAAACGTGCGACTGGACGAACTACTCTGCAGGGCCGTCCGCCACCTGGCTGAAACTGGCGAACCGTACCTCCCCATCAACAAGACGTCTTAA
- a CDS encoding Eco57I restriction-modification methylase domain-containing protein yields MQRHAYSASEYNETQLRREFLDPFFAALGWDVANRSGCAEAYKDVVHEPTLRIGASVRAPDYCFRIGGTRKFFVEAKKPSVDLASDPGPAFQLRRYAWSATLPLSILTDFQEFAVYDTRIRPHPSDRASTARVLYMRYPEYSQRWDELEGLFSRTAVLRGAFDAFAGSSPRKKGTARVDESFLDELNVWRELLAKDLASGSPRMTEAMLNDAVQLTLNRLLFLRIAEDRGMEQYGTLREATHSGDAGRNMAKLFGRAHNKYNSGLFVPGRASCRTRIPERAVKSIVGRMYYPQSPYEFSVMPLDVLGHAYEQFLGKHLRLTPTRRVRIEEKPLVRKAGGVFYTPDVVVAFIIRVVFAGALDGRTTSRPLRILDPACGSGSFLTSAFDALLRNRSGAPGAAPSRTAGIEDTSSSPLGVSEKKRLLTTHLYGVDIDPHAVEVAKLSLLLRVVDGESGASLKAAYDSSNEKALPDLSPNIKCGNSLVASDYFGLRLTASAEETCSVNAFDWQTAFPDVFQGEDPGFDVIVANPPYVSLQSGFLAPALLEYLQSHYESFDGIADLFAMFVERALGLLSEHGVCGMIVPTTLLMNRSFQRLRKLLLKKATLTHVIDLGDGVFRDAVVPTCIIVFRKGLATASSVELGRNVRALAANDYDRRLVSQDVLARAKDFAINVAGDGRAEALASRLQQTCVLLESLLNVKEGIKTGDDDRFLSDRPFVRDSFPVLKGRDIERYAADPIRFIHYDRERLDRPQTPEHFLVPEKLLIRRVGERLVATYDDQQLFCVHTLYTVRPKSPGVRLKMLLGFLNSRLMTLLFRTANPQKGKVFPEVRIFSLNALPFPANVEPELASDIEQHVDALLACAAEHSRTSTPQQHDAMSSRFATIDSRLEKLVWRAYGLTLDEEALLACTSCSSDDTPSPAHGSSRTRNAVSAVVH; encoded by the coding sequence ATGCAGCGCCACGCGTACTCCGCATCCGAGTACAACGAAACGCAGCTTCGCCGGGAATTCCTCGATCCGTTCTTCGCCGCGCTGGGCTGGGACGTCGCAAACCGATCCGGCTGCGCGGAGGCGTACAAGGACGTTGTCCACGAGCCGACGCTCCGTATCGGCGCGTCGGTGCGCGCCCCCGACTACTGCTTCCGCATCGGCGGAACTCGAAAGTTCTTCGTCGAGGCCAAGAAGCCGTCGGTCGACCTCGCCTCCGACCCCGGTCCAGCGTTCCAGCTCCGGCGCTACGCCTGGTCTGCCACCCTTCCGCTGAGCATCCTGACCGACTTCCAGGAGTTCGCGGTCTACGACACCCGCATCCGCCCCCACCCATCGGATCGCGCCTCCACGGCTCGCGTCCTCTACATGCGGTATCCGGAGTACTCCCAGCGATGGGACGAGTTGGAGGGCCTGTTCTCCCGGACGGCGGTTCTCCGCGGAGCCTTCGACGCCTTCGCAGGATCCTCACCGCGGAAGAAGGGCACCGCGCGTGTCGACGAGTCCTTCTTGGACGAGCTGAACGTGTGGCGTGAACTCCTCGCCAAGGATCTCGCGTCGGGCTCGCCGCGCATGACCGAAGCCATGCTGAACGACGCCGTTCAGCTCACGCTGAACCGACTGCTGTTCCTGCGCATCGCCGAGGACCGCGGCATGGAACAGTACGGGACACTTCGCGAGGCGACGCATAGCGGAGACGCAGGCCGGAACATGGCGAAGCTGTTCGGTCGCGCTCACAACAAGTACAACTCCGGGCTGTTCGTTCCAGGTCGTGCCTCTTGTCGTACTCGGATTCCGGAAAGGGCCGTGAAGTCGATCGTCGGGCGCATGTACTACCCTCAGAGCCCGTACGAGTTCTCCGTCATGCCCCTAGACGTACTGGGGCACGCGTACGAACAGTTTCTCGGCAAGCACCTTCGGCTCACCCCCACGCGACGTGTTCGGATCGAGGAGAAGCCACTCGTCAGGAAGGCGGGTGGCGTCTTCTACACGCCGGACGTCGTCGTGGCGTTCATCATACGAGTAGTGTTTGCCGGGGCGCTCGACGGCAGGACGACCTCAAGGCCGCTGCGAATCCTCGATCCGGCGTGCGGCTCCGGGTCCTTCTTGACCTCTGCCTTCGACGCGCTCCTCCGAAACCGTTCAGGCGCTCCGGGCGCGGCCCCGTCCCGCACGGCAGGCATCGAGGACACGTCGTCGTCGCCACTCGGCGTGAGCGAGAAGAAGCGCCTCCTGACGACGCACCTGTACGGCGTGGACATCGACCCACATGCTGTCGAGGTGGCGAAACTGTCGCTGCTCCTCCGGGTAGTCGACGGCGAATCGGGCGCGAGCCTGAAGGCCGCGTATGACTCCTCGAATGAGAAGGCGCTCCCAGATCTTTCGCCGAACATCAAGTGCGGGAACTCGCTCGTCGCGTCCGACTACTTCGGTCTCCGACTGACAGCCTCGGCCGAAGAGACGTGCTCCGTGAACGCATTCGACTGGCAGACTGCCTTCCCGGACGTGTTCCAGGGCGAAGACCCGGGGTTCGACGTCATCGTTGCGAACCCACCCTATGTGTCGCTGCAGAGCGGGTTCCTCGCCCCAGCGCTCCTCGAGTACCTCCAGTCCCACTACGAATCGTTCGACGGCATCGCGGACCTGTTCGCGATGTTCGTTGAGCGCGCGCTCGGGCTGCTGTCCGAGCATGGTGTATGCGGGATGATCGTCCCGACGACGCTACTGATGAACCGGTCGTTTCAGCGCCTCCGGAAGCTGCTACTCAAGAAGGCGACGCTTACGCACGTAATCGATCTCGGCGACGGCGTGTTTCGCGACGCGGTCGTCCCGACGTGCATCATCGTGTTCCGCAAGGGGCTCGCGACGGCGTCGTCCGTCGAACTCGGCCGGAACGTGCGGGCCCTGGCAGCGAACGACTACGACCGGCGGCTCGTCTCCCAAGACGTCCTGGCTCGCGCTAAGGACTTCGCCATCAACGTCGCGGGGGATGGACGAGCGGAAGCGCTCGCGTCCCGCCTCCAGCAGACCTGCGTACTGCTCGAGTCGCTCCTTAACGTCAAGGAAGGCATCAAGACCGGCGATGACGATCGATTCTTGTCCGACCGTCCGTTCGTGCGCGACTCGTTCCCGGTACTGAAGGGCAGAGACATCGAACGATACGCGGCCGACCCGATCCGGTTCATCCACTACGATAGAGAACGACTCGACCGGCCGCAGACGCCTGAGCACTTCCTCGTACCGGAGAAGTTGCTGATCCGGCGAGTCGGCGAGCGGCTCGTGGCCACCTACGATGACCAGCAACTATTTTGCGTTCACACGCTCTACACCGTCCGTCCAAAGAGTCCTGGCGTTCGCCTCAAGATGCTGCTCGGGTTCCTCAACTCGCGGCTCATGACGCTGCTCTTCCGGACGGCCAACCCTCAGAAGGGGAAGGTCTTCCCTGAGGTTCGGATCTTCAGCCTGAACGCTCTACCGTTCCCCGCGAACGTTGAGCCCGAACTCGCTTCTGACATCGAGCAGCACGTCGATGCGCTCTTGGCGTGCGCGGCTGAACATTCGCGAACCTCGACTCCGCAGCAGCATGACGCGATGTCTTCGCGCTTCGCGACCATCGACAGCCGTCTCGAGAAGCTCGTGTGGCGTGCATACGGCCTCACGTTGGACGAAGAGGCTCTGCTTGCGTGCACCTCATGCTCAAGTGACGACACCCCTTCGCCGGCGCACGGCTCGTCTCGCACCCGCAACGCGGTCTCCGCTGTCGTGCACTGA
- the istA gene encoding IS21 family transposase, translated as MGSEMGFVAPPTTEVPMVEAEAVRQMRDLAGKGWGAKRIARELGVARNTVRRYLRGAVADLQRHPSQQRLDDVRRAEAVALFEGEAEGNAVVVAQMLGERGVEASVRTVQRAVADRRREQRAADVATVRFETAPGRQMQIDFGERQVWIADERVTVHFLAAVLSYSRRIFVKAFLHERQGEWLDGIASAFRHFGGVPLEVLGDNTRCLVAGRNREAQTVIFHPAYVAFCRDWDVQPRACQPYRARTKGKTESGVKYVKRNAIAGRRFNSFAHLQDHLSAWQLLVDGRVHGTTHEAPAKRFERDEREALRSLPARPLPTHGRRLQRRVANDSLIDIDTVRYSVPHRLVRDRVEALVTADEVRIFHGRDVVAVHARSFEPHARVIDPAHLDGLWRRPAAENLVPIAQPLAALGRTLDDYAAVIGGAA; from the coding sequence ATGGGCAGCGAGATGGGATTCGTGGCACCCCCGACGACGGAGGTGCCGATGGTCGAGGCGGAGGCGGTCAGGCAGATGCGTGACCTCGCGGGTAAGGGCTGGGGCGCGAAGCGGATCGCGCGCGAACTCGGCGTGGCTCGCAACACGGTGCGTCGGTACCTGCGCGGCGCGGTGGCCGATCTCCAACGGCACCCTTCACAGCAGCGGCTCGACGACGTCCGGCGAGCTGAAGCGGTCGCGCTATTCGAGGGCGAGGCCGAGGGCAACGCCGTGGTCGTCGCGCAGATGCTCGGTGAGCGCGGCGTTGAGGCGAGCGTGAGGACCGTGCAGCGTGCCGTGGCGGACCGCCGGCGCGAGCAGCGCGCCGCCGACGTTGCGACGGTCCGGTTCGAGACCGCGCCGGGCCGGCAGATGCAGATCGACTTCGGCGAGCGCCAGGTCTGGATCGCCGACGAGCGCGTGACGGTGCACTTCCTGGCGGCGGTGTTGAGCTACTCGCGGCGGATCTTCGTGAAGGCGTTCCTGCACGAGCGTCAGGGCGAGTGGCTCGACGGGATCGCGTCGGCGTTCCGCCACTTCGGCGGCGTGCCGCTCGAGGTTCTCGGCGACAACACGCGCTGCCTCGTCGCCGGCCGCAACCGAGAGGCGCAGACCGTGATCTTCCACCCGGCGTATGTCGCGTTCTGCCGCGATTGGGATGTTCAGCCGCGCGCCTGCCAGCCATACCGCGCCAGGACCAAGGGTAAGACCGAGTCCGGCGTGAAGTACGTGAAGCGAAACGCGATCGCCGGTCGGCGGTTTAACTCGTTCGCGCACCTGCAGGACCACCTATCCGCGTGGCAGCTCCTCGTGGACGGCCGCGTGCACGGGACGACGCACGAGGCACCTGCGAAACGCTTCGAGCGCGACGAGCGCGAGGCACTGAGGTCGCTGCCCGCGCGGCCGCTCCCGACGCACGGCCGTCGCCTGCAGCGGCGCGTCGCGAACGACTCGCTCATCGACATCGACACGGTCCGCTACAGCGTTCCGCACCGCCTCGTGCGCGACCGCGTCGAGGCGCTCGTCACCGCCGACGAGGTTCGCATCTTCCACGGCCGCGACGTCGTAGCGGTTCACGCGCGCTCGTTCGAGCCGCACGCGCGGGTGATCGACCCGGCCCACCTCGACGGCCTCTGGCGCCGGCCTGCGGCTGAGAACCTCGTTCCCATCGCGCAGCCGCTCGCCGCGCTCGGACGGACGCTCGACGACTACGCGGCCGTGATCGGCGGTGCCGCGTGA
- the istB gene encoding IS21-like element ISAnsp5 family helper ATPase IstB has protein sequence MSTEITRARVLESLGLLRLGRIGEQLDALLSTAARGEPTYLDFLDTILREEVGAKQRKRVAMGIQIAHFPAVKTLDDFDFKFQPSVDQKLVRELAVSRYVANAENVLVFGPPGVGKTHLAIGLGRAAVEAGYTVLFTSATALLGALSKAETEGQLAERLAFYAKPKLLVVDELGYLPFEKRSAHLFFQLIARRYEKGAMIITTNQVVTQWGTVFGDEILAAAILDRLLHHSFTLMIQGESYRLKQKRKAGLLGRAEKAN, from the coding sequence GTGAGCACCGAGATCACGCGGGCTCGCGTCCTCGAGAGCCTCGGCCTGCTCCGCCTCGGGCGCATCGGCGAGCAGCTCGACGCGTTGCTCTCGACCGCGGCACGGGGCGAGCCGACGTACCTCGACTTCCTCGACACGATCCTGCGCGAGGAGGTCGGGGCGAAGCAGCGGAAGCGCGTCGCGATGGGCATCCAGATCGCGCACTTCCCCGCGGTGAAGACCCTCGACGACTTCGACTTCAAGTTCCAGCCGAGCGTCGACCAGAAGCTCGTCCGCGAGCTCGCCGTCAGCCGGTACGTCGCGAACGCGGAGAACGTGCTCGTGTTCGGCCCGCCCGGCGTCGGCAAGACGCACCTCGCCATCGGGCTCGGGCGCGCCGCAGTCGAAGCCGGCTACACCGTGCTCTTCACGAGCGCGACGGCGTTGCTGGGCGCGCTCTCGAAGGCCGAGACCGAGGGCCAGCTCGCGGAGCGGCTCGCGTTCTACGCGAAGCCCAAGCTGCTCGTCGTGGACGAGCTGGGGTACCTGCCGTTCGAGAAGCGCAGTGCGCACCTGTTCTTCCAGCTCATCGCGAGGCGGTACGAGAAGGGCGCGATGATCATCACGACGAACCAGGTCGTCACGCAGTGGGGCACCGTGTTCGGGGACGAGATCCTCGCCGCCGCGATCCTCGACCGGCTCCTGCACCACAGCTTCACGCTGATGATCCAGGGCGAGAGCTACAGGCTGAAGCAGAAGCGCAAGGCGGGCCTGCTCGGCAGGGCCGAGAAGGCGAACTGA
- a CDS encoding AbrB/MazE/SpoVT family DNA-binding domain-containing protein — translation MRKKLSSIGNSLGIVIEKPILELLDIDRETELDLRTDGERLIIEPIRGARRARVKTAVRRAMAAHDATLRKLAK, via the coding sequence ATGCGCAAGAAGCTCTCATCCATCGGCAACAGCCTCGGCATCGTGATCGAGAAACCGATCCTCGAGCTCCTCGACATCGACCGGGAGACCGAGCTCGACCTGCGCACGGACGGCGAGCGGCTCATCATCGAGCCGATCCGAGGCGCCAGGCGGGCCAGGGTGAAGACGGCGGTCCGTCGCGCGATGGCTGCGCACGACGCAACCCTGCGAAAGCTCGCGAAGTGA
- a CDS encoding type II toxin-antitoxin system death-on-curing family toxin: protein MTDPVFLDVDDVLLIHEEQLATYGGALGIRDVGLLESAVAMPRASAGGELAHEDLFAMAAAYAFHIAQNQPFVDGNKRTGLLAAIVFLDLNGIPISDPAGRLYDAMIAVAERRMDKPGLATEFRSLAAEVARS, encoded by the coding sequence GTGACCGACCCCGTCTTCCTCGACGTGGACGACGTGTTGCTCATCCATGAGGAGCAGCTCGCGACGTACGGAGGGGCCCTAGGTATTCGCGACGTCGGCTTGCTCGAGTCCGCTGTCGCGATGCCGCGTGCCTCTGCGGGCGGCGAGCTTGCGCACGAGGACCTCTTCGCGATGGCGGCGGCGTACGCCTTCCACATCGCGCAGAACCAGCCTTTCGTCGATGGCAACAAGCGGACGGGGCTGCTTGCCGCCATCGTGTTCCTCGATCTGAACGGCATCCCGATCAGCGATCCGGCTGGCAGGCTGTACGACGCGATGATCGCGGTCGCAGAGCGCCGGATGGACAAGCCGGGCCTCGCCACCGAGTTCAGGAGTCTGGCGGCTGAGGTCGCTCGGTCCTGA
- a CDS encoding SDR family oxidoreductase gives MDLKGKRALVVGGSSGIGLATARLLAARGARVTAAGRDRTKVAALGEGIEGAVLDAASPASLQEYFIGAPSIDLLVLALSGGKGAGSFRSLDIGDLAEGLHAKLLPQLRTAQAALPRLAPEASITFVSAASAGAAIPGTAGLAAINAALEAVVPVLAVELAPIRVNAVSPGLVDTPWWDASPPEVKAGMFEQARKRFPARRVGRPEDLAEVIVTVAANPYMTGTVVTCDGGGRWVSGA, from the coding sequence GTGGACCTGAAAGGCAAGCGGGCGCTGGTGGTGGGAGGGAGCTCGGGGATCGGCCTCGCGACGGCGCGGCTCCTGGCGGCGCGCGGGGCGCGGGTGACTGCGGCGGGCCGGGACCGGACGAAGGTCGCGGCCTTGGGAGAAGGGATCGAGGGCGCCGTGCTCGACGCCGCCTCGCCGGCCTCGCTCCAGGAGTACTTCATCGGCGCGCCCAGCATCGACCTGCTGGTGCTGGCACTCTCCGGGGGCAAGGGCGCGGGCTCCTTCCGCTCGCTCGACATCGGGGATCTGGCCGAGGGGCTCCACGCGAAGCTCCTGCCCCAGCTCCGCACCGCCCAGGCGGCGCTGCCGAGGCTCGCGCCGGAGGCGTCGATCACCTTCGTGTCCGCCGCTTCGGCGGGCGCGGCCATCCCCGGGACCGCGGGCCTGGCCGCCATCAACGCGGCGCTGGAGGCAGTGGTCCCGGTGCTGGCCGTCGAGCTCGCGCCCATCCGCGTGAACGCAGTTTCGCCGGGCCTGGTGGACACGCCCTGGTGGGATGCGAGTCCACCCGAGGTGAAGGCGGGCATGTTCGAGCAGGCCCGCAAGCGGTTCCCGGCCCGGCGCGTGGGGAGGCCGGAGGACCTGGCCGAGGTGATCGTCACGGTCGCGGCCAACCCGTACATGACGGGGACGGTCGTGACGTGCGACGGCGGCGGCCGGTGGGTCTCGGGCGCGTGA
- a CDS encoding TetR/AcrR family transcriptional regulator, whose protein sequence is MSRPPRPATVAPRRGRPRSDAARQAILTAALELARTRPPADVSVEAIAAQAGVGKQTIYRWWRGKAEVLLEALADLAEAEILESDMASLEADVRAFLEASFDAIEHQRLAPVLRGLMAEAQRDPGFARAFRARFIERRRDAARRLLDRARRRGELGRSTDPELLVDVLFGALWYRLLVGHAPLDRAFARGLARAVARVAR, encoded by the coding sequence TTGTCGCGTCCGCCCCGCCCCGCCACCGTGGCGCCCCGCCGTGGCCGCCCGCGCAGCGACGCGGCCAGACAGGCCATCCTGACGGCGGCGCTGGAGCTCGCGCGCACCCGGCCGCCGGCGGACGTCTCGGTCGAGGCGATCGCCGCCCAGGCCGGCGTCGGGAAGCAGACCATTTACCGTTGGTGGAGGGGCAAGGCGGAGGTGCTCCTGGAGGCGCTCGCGGATCTGGCCGAGGCCGAGATCCTGGAGTCCGATATGGCGAGCCTGGAGGCCGACGTCCGCGCGTTCCTCGAGGCGAGCTTCGACGCAATCGAGCACCAGCGGCTCGCGCCGGTGCTGCGTGGGCTCATGGCCGAGGCGCAGCGCGACCCCGGGTTCGCCCGCGCCTTCCGCGCACGCTTCATCGAGCGTCGGCGCGACGCCGCCCGGCGGCTGCTGGACCGGGCGCGTCGCCGCGGCGAGCTGGGCCGGTCTACCGACCCTGAGTTGCTGGTGGACGTCCTCTTCGGGGCACTCTGGTACCGGCTCCTCGTAGGGCACGCCCCGCTCGACCGCGCCTTCGCCCGCGGCCTGGCGCGGGCGGTGGCCCGGGTGGCGAGGTGA